One genomic window of Methanosalsum zhilinae DSM 4017 includes the following:
- a CDS encoding DEAD/DEAH box helicase family protein, which yields MAKVKKKLQNYLVMNKYISSLFGFNDMDDFRNLLKPVQEGLNQHKKFHFTAALQTLDLSDEFRQKLDQYDENIQEYMDQINFKRDPPIVLKYFQYLAVLFTEIYLDKHFNEKTLFSSIQKYIFALNKKENKTGSYTYPYPSEKTLEKLAFWSATGSGKTIIMHINFLQVQKYNNTNYDNFLLVTPNEGLSAQHIKELELSGIEHKRFEAQKTLEDWSLQNPLKVIEITKIKDEVSSQDGKTVPVDALGDNNIIFVDEGHKGHSSEAQTWKKMRKQLVANDGFTFEYSATLGEITEKDDTFNEYACTIIFDYRYKYFYEDGFGKDYQILNLKNKNEYGDEYFTGSLLSLYEQKLYYKNHKRQIKPFNIENPLMIFVGSSVSGKKNNSDVLHVVDFLARFVNEKDLFKKLISNILNDKSNLVDANNQPIFATKFPYLRELRQKNELNLGTLYDEMLKVLFHIKTSKTLQFIELKNAEGEIGLRFDSEYFGVINIGDTTNFLKLIENYEDSYFQVGQKSNFEQSLFKKIERKESPINLLIGSKKFIEGWSSFRVSSMGLLNIGKKEGSQIIQLFGRGVRLRGYENYLKRSNYLKMANLIPSDVKVPNNLYLLETLNIFGLNANYMAVFKESLKEEGIEEYEHISLKIKPNMPTRQLYVPRSDKDTSEFVSSVPISTYDKNLAKIKIDLSSKIDILESRSDFKLVDSDSPIEENHFSPELIELFDFDYIYLELLKYKDLKRYSNIYFNKADLKKILLSPEKYTILCKKEIIQLNETDELNKLTKIQEYAIQLLKTYTDKLYKHEKYHWYQKNLQYETVTQEDGSLIPNEYVFTINTNVHNLIDDIYSFTDNLRSFIRTKTESNDEIYENDTSYKYNQSKVLDFFATNIHLFKPLIYKNTKSKELEFIKISPVNLVESEREFIKQLDEYLSKKSYTTHFDEIHLLRNPSRKGIGFFETKNFYPDFILWTIKENKQTINFLDPKGLTRVDYNDEKLTLYREIKNIEQELKDKSKLNIELNSFILSHTKYDDLNWNVSKKELINQNILFLEDKQNFLDQMFDKISS from the coding sequence ATGGCCAAAGTTAAGAAAAAACTTCAAAATTATCTTGTAATGAACAAATATATTTCTTCACTGTTTGGGTTCAATGATATGGATGATTTTAGAAATCTCCTAAAACCTGTTCAAGAAGGACTGAATCAGCATAAAAAGTTTCATTTCACAGCAGCACTCCAAACTCTTGATTTGAGTGACGAATTCAGGCAGAAACTAGATCAGTATGATGAAAATATACAGGAATATATGGATCAGATTAATTTTAAGCGTGATCCACCTATAGTGCTAAAATATTTCCAATATTTAGCAGTACTCTTCACTGAAATTTATTTAGACAAACATTTTAATGAAAAAACATTGTTTTCTAGCATCCAGAAATACATATTTGCTTTAAATAAAAAGGAAAATAAAACGGGATCATATACATATCCATATCCTAGTGAAAAAACGTTGGAGAAACTAGCATTTTGGTCTGCTACGGGTAGTGGAAAAACAATTATAATGCATATCAATTTCTTGCAAGTTCAAAAATATAACAATACTAACTATGATAATTTCTTATTAGTAACTCCTAATGAAGGACTTTCTGCTCAACATATCAAAGAACTTGAACTTAGTGGAATTGAACATAAGAGATTTGAAGCACAAAAAACGCTTGAAGATTGGTCATTACAGAACCCACTAAAAGTCATTGAGATCACTAAAATTAAGGATGAAGTAAGTTCTCAGGATGGTAAAACTGTTCCTGTTGATGCATTAGGTGACAATAATATTATTTTTGTTGATGAAGGCCATAAAGGTCATTCCAGTGAAGCACAAACCTGGAAAAAAATGAGAAAACAACTAGTTGCAAATGATGGTTTTACTTTTGAATATAGTGCTACACTGGGAGAAATTACGGAGAAAGATGATACCTTTAATGAATATGCCTGCACAATAATTTTTGATTACCGTTACAAGTACTTCTACGAAGATGGCTTTGGAAAAGATTATCAGATACTGAATTTGAAAAATAAGAATGAGTATGGAGATGAATATTTCACAGGGTCACTACTTTCACTTTATGAGCAGAAATTATATTATAAAAATCATAAAAGGCAAATCAAACCTTTCAATATCGAGAATCCATTAATGATTTTTGTAGGATCAAGTGTCAGCGGTAAAAAAAATAATTCAGATGTTCTGCATGTAGTCGATTTTTTAGCACGTTTTGTCAATGAAAAAGACTTGTTTAAAAAATTGATTAGCAATATACTTAATGACAAATCAAACCTTGTTGATGCAAATAATCAACCCATTTTTGCAACAAAATTTCCATATTTAAGAGAACTGAGACAGAAGAATGAATTGAATCTCGGAACTTTATATGATGAAATGTTAAAAGTTCTATTCCATATTAAAACTTCAAAAACGTTACAGTTCATCGAGTTAAAGAATGCGGAGGGCGAAATTGGGTTAAGATTCGATTCTGAATATTTCGGTGTGATCAACATAGGTGATACTACTAATTTCTTGAAATTAATTGAAAATTATGAAGATTCTTATTTCCAAGTTGGACAAAAATCAAATTTTGAGCAATCATTATTCAAAAAGATAGAAAGAAAAGAATCTCCTATCAATCTCCTAATAGGTTCAAAAAAATTCATTGAAGGGTGGAGTTCATTTAGAGTTTCATCTATGGGTCTTTTGAATATTGGCAAAAAAGAAGGGTCACAAATTATTCAATTGTTTGGGAGAGGTGTTCGACTTAGAGGGTATGAGAATTATTTAAAACGAAGTAATTATCTTAAAATGGCAAACCTAATACCTTCTGATGTGAAAGTTCCTAATAATCTATATCTATTGGAAACCCTCAACATTTTTGGACTAAATGCGAATTATATGGCTGTTTTCAAGGAATCTTTGAAAGAAGAAGGAATTGAAGAATATGAGCACATCAGTTTGAAAATAAAACCTAATATGCCAACAAGACAACTATATGTTCCTCGTAGTGACAAAGATACATCCGAATTTGTTAGTTCTGTACCTATATCAACATATGATAAGAATTTAGCAAAAATTAAAATTGATCTAAGTTCAAAAATTGACATCCTTGAATCAAGAAGTGATTTTAAATTAGTTGATTCGGATTCACCTATAGAAGAAAATCATTTCAGCCCAGAATTGATTGAACTCTTTGATTTCGATTACATATATTTAGAATTGCTTAAATATAAGGACTTAAAGCGATATTCAAATATTTATTTTAACAAGGCTGATTTAAAAAAGATTCTTCTTTCTCCTGAAAAATACACAATTTTATGCAAAAAAGAAATTATTCAATTAAATGAAACTGATGAGTTAAACAAATTAACAAAAATCCAAGAGTATGCTATACAGTTGTTAAAAACATATACGGACAAGTTGTACAAGCATGAAAAATATCATTGGTATCAAAAGAATCTTCAATATGAAACAGTTACACAAGAAGATGGGTCATTAATTCCAAATGAGTATGTGTTTACAATTAACACTAATGTCCATAATTTAATAGATGATATTTATTCATTTACCGACAACCTAAGGTCATTTATAAGAACAAAAACTGAAAGTAATGATGAAATATATGAAAATGATACGTCATATAAATATAACCAATCGAAAGTGTTAGACTTTTTTGCAACAAATATTCATTTGTTTAAACCATTGATTTATAAGAATACTAAATCAAAAGAACTCGAGTTTATAAAAATATCTCCAGTTAATCTTGTAGAAAGTGAGCGTGAATTTATAAAACAACTGGATGAATACTTGAGTAAAAAATCATATACAACACATTTTGATGAGATACACCTTCTAAGAAATCCTTCAAGAAAAGGCATTGGTTTCTTTGAAACAAAGAACTTTTATCCGGATTTTATCCTCTGGACTATAAAAGAAAATAAACAAACAATTAATTTCCTTGATCCAAAAGGATTAACTCGTGTTGATTACAATGATGAAAAACTAACTCTTTATAGAGAAATAAAAAATATAGAACAGGAACTGAAGGATAAATCTAAATTAAACATCGAGTTGAATTCATTTATTTTATCCCACACAAAATATGATGATTTGAACTGGAATGTAAGCAAAAAGGAATTGATAAATCAAAATATCTTATTTTTAGAGGATAAACAAAATTTTTTAGATCAGATGTTTGATAAAATTAGTTCATGA
- a CDS encoding site-specific DNA-methyltransferase, with protein sequence MLSTDYCITLDYIDEKYYPYILQNKKQLSEWEELYSFDINDEVTTLKTGITNVDKTNQQIMIEVLKQNPTLSIDTKFYDTEFKYQILSEIENLDEKTNGILINSDNFHALNLLLNKYKEKINFCYIDPPYNTGSDAFLYKDGFSHSSWLSLISNRLIYLKYLLLNDAVSFISIDDNEVHNLRNVCDGIFGQDNFIELFIVRSNPRGNQAKKYTASEHEYMVCYSKNVNKFNPLGFPKDNHEYKKRDDKGLYRELGLRKRGAGATREDAPNQYYPIYYNPTTEEISIENKSKDFVEIIPKLSNGTDGRWRWSKLSVATKKDELMVRLVNRNGAKVYDVFQKDYFSENKISKMKSILYEKDVNYENGTEELKNFFDGKKVFNYPKPVYLIKRILESVNTTDGVILDFFAGSGTTAHSVLKLNKEDEGNRKFVLVEMGQYFDTVIKPRILKVIYSDNWKNGVPQDNNGYPKQIIKYQSIEQYEDSLNNIDFKEPSTLVTKSKDYKIKYMLEFESRDNNVFLNLDALDNPFNYTLKIYDNNEVKKMGVDLIETFNYIAGIHINSIERKDDGEIQYVVVKGFIEEKNIIVLWRNKTENFDPEKDKEFVEAEILLNDEYDEIFVNGNSLIEGAKSIDEIFKANMFRV encoded by the coding sequence GTGCTTTCTACTGACTATTGCATAACTCTTGATTACATTGATGAAAAATATTATCCATATATCCTTCAAAATAAAAAACAGTTGTCTGAGTGGGAAGAACTCTATTCATTTGATATTAATGATGAGGTCACTACACTAAAAACTGGGATAACTAATGTAGATAAGACCAATCAACAAATTATGATTGAAGTCCTTAAACAAAACCCAACACTTTCAATTGATACTAAGTTCTATGATACTGAGTTTAAATATCAAATATTAAGTGAAATCGAAAATCTTGATGAGAAAACTAATGGGATTCTAATAAATTCAGATAATTTCCATGCATTGAACTTGCTTTTAAATAAGTACAAAGAGAAAATCAATTTTTGCTATATTGACCCACCATATAATACGGGAAGTGATGCCTTCCTATATAAGGATGGGTTCAGTCATAGTAGTTGGTTATCTTTGATTAGTAACAGATTAATATATCTAAAATACCTTCTCTTAAATGACGCTGTTAGTTTTATTTCAATTGATGATAACGAAGTTCATAATTTAAGGAATGTATGTGATGGGATTTTTGGTCAAGATAATTTTATCGAATTATTTATCGTTCGATCAAATCCAAGAGGAAATCAAGCCAAAAAATATACGGCCTCAGAACATGAGTATATGGTATGCTATTCAAAAAATGTGAATAAGTTTAATCCATTAGGATTTCCAAAAGATAATCACGAATATAAAAAAAGAGATGATAAGGGTTTATATAGAGAATTAGGTCTAAGAAAAAGAGGTGCGGGAGCAACAAGAGAAGATGCTCCTAACCAATATTATCCAATTTACTATAATCCAACAACAGAAGAAATATCTATTGAAAATAAATCAAAAGATTTTGTAGAGATAATTCCAAAACTAAGTAATGGAACTGATGGAAGATGGAGGTGGTCAAAGTTAAGTGTTGCTACTAAAAAAGATGAGTTAATGGTTAGATTAGTTAATAGAAATGGTGCTAAGGTATACGATGTTTTTCAAAAGGATTATTTTTCAGAAAATAAAATATCAAAAATGAAATCAATACTTTATGAAAAAGATGTAAATTATGAAAATGGAACTGAAGAATTAAAAAACTTCTTTGATGGTAAAAAGGTGTTTAATTATCCTAAGCCGGTTTATTTAATTAAACGTATTTTAGAATCAGTAAATACAACCGATGGTGTCATATTAGATTTTTTTGCCGGATCGGGTACAACTGCCCATTCAGTCTTAAAATTAAATAAAGAAGATGAAGGTAATAGAAAGTTCGTTCTTGTAGAAATGGGACAATATTTTGATACTGTAATAAAACCCAGAATTCTTAAAGTTATCTACTCAGATAATTGGAAAAACGGCGTACCACAAGACAATAATGGTTATCCAAAACAGATTATAAAGTACCAGTCAATTGAACAATATGAAGACTCTTTAAACAATATTGATTTTAAAGAGCCTTCCACATTAGTAACTAAATCAAAAGATTATAAAATCAAATACATGCTTGAATTTGAAAGTAGGGATAATAATGTATTCCTCAATCTAGATGCACTTGATAATCCATTTAATTATACTTTAAAAATATATGATAACAATGAAGTTAAAAAAATGGGTGTTGATCTTATTGAAACCTTCAATTATATTGCTGGAATTCACATAAATTCAATAGAACGAAAAGATGATGGTGAAATCCAATATGTGGTTGTAAAAGGATTCATTGAAGAAAAAAATATTATTGTTCTTTGGAGAAATAAAACTGAAAACTTTGATCCAGAAAAAGATAAAGAGTTTGTAGAGGCTGAAATACTATTAAATGATGAATATGATGAAATTTTTGTGAATGGAAATTCATTGATTGAAGGTGCTAAATCAATTGATGAAATTTTTAAAGCGAATATGTTCAGGGTGTAA
- a CDS encoding IS5 family transposase, whose amino-acid sequence MFLSGKYLNFIDTAIAVSGRSHLPLYSSKYSKRKYTQHQLMTLVLLKEYLNEDYRNFVELIELMDKVQNKIGIKQVPHFTTLQKFMSRIPSVYFNSILKQTLKLFYYHGERIYLTAIDSSGFTGGHCSYYYSMRTGKKRRSYLKTSIAIDTEKFIVTGFKISSKPVHDTKHAQTLLKQCHRLRHSEYYVLDKGYDSEQIHVLIRENMNSSPLIPVRQRKRKKINGKYRRKMVEEFDEKLYHSRNLVETMFSVLKRKYGEEIKSRKYRNQVKEVKCKMLIHNIERYNSFTIIIYIRISTEPKISFFI is encoded by the coding sequence ATGTTTTTGTCAGGAAAATACTTAAACTTTATTGATACAGCCATTGCTGTCTCAGGAAGATCTCATCTTCCATTGTATAGCAGTAAGTATTCTAAGAGAAAATATACTCAGCACCAGTTAATGACACTGGTTTTACTAAAAGAATACTTAAATGAGGACTATAGAAACTTCGTAGAACTCATTGAATTAATGGATAAGGTACAGAATAAAATTGGAATAAAGCAGGTACCACATTTTACAACATTACAGAAATTCATGAGTAGAATACCATCAGTATATTTTAACAGCATATTGAAACAAACTCTAAAACTCTTTTATTACCATGGTGAAAGAATATATCTTACTGCTATTGATTCAAGTGGATTTACAGGTGGACATTGTAGTTACTATTATTCAATGAGGACTGGAAAGAAAAGGAGATCATATCTAAAAACAAGTATAGCAATTGATACTGAGAAATTTATTGTTACTGGATTTAAGATCTCAAGTAAACCTGTACACGATACGAAACACGCACAAACATTGCTGAAGCAATGTCATAGACTTCGTCATTCAGAATACTATGTCCTGGATAAGGGGTATGACTCTGAACAAATTCATGTTCTCATACGAGAGAACATGAATTCAAGTCCTCTTATCCCTGTAAGACAGAGGAAAAGAAAGAAAATAAACGGCAAATACCGTAGGAAAATGGTTGAAGAGTTTGATGAGAAACTCTACCATTCGAGAAACCTGGTAGAAACAATGTTCTCAGTTCTAAAAAGAAAATATGGTGAAGAAATTAAGTCAAGAAAGTACAGAAACCAGGTAAAGGAAGTGAAATGTAAGATGTTAATACATAACATCGAAAGATATAACTCATTTACAATTATTATTTACATAAGGATTTCTACAGAGCCTAAGATTTCATTTTTTATATAG
- a CDS encoding ATP-dependent helicase gives MEDIGLTEQQKEAIEYIDSPLLIVAGPGTGKTRVLTEKVIYLVKQGYNPNKIIVSTFTIKAADELRNRLRKDLGDSVENMQISTIHSFCQKMLQSFPEYHNFGNIFEVMDDLDQFLYVNRNYMWNFGLKEYVTEISVNELINFYNRCTENDVDPKKLVDHFKKNKGSDFEIAIAKSYEIYLANLLDPNNTRLDFSLLEREFYHLLQRNNEVLELVRQMYDYILIDEYQDTNPIQDAIFELITAPKYKITVVGDEDQSIYGFRGASVENFRTFLDRYPNAKKIELEENFRSCKEIVQTYDEFMKPHRTFEKEIFTSNPEYSKPVILYSDSRKSEGKEIVRFVEYLVQKCNARYQDIAILFKSVKFHSSEIIDELEYKKIPYTTKGEGSLFEQEEIKNLLVLMIYINSHYPNEKQKQWLFDHNILESEFLDLHEDTIEKLKNVADIYNLLESYDYATLKKLNVEQNDAQKLMGLKDLMTLQKRNSVSQLKLFYKILDATQYNYRLFKRYLEKKDADADIKIRNLAIFSKIIHKVENNTNSNHFKSFIDQLCYIPENKIEDAACIQDVDAVNLMTIHQAKGLEFPIVILAGVTHKRYNTNNQNDEFIVEIPKKLMMNKSNFNRSEEIRRVFYVGMSRPQKVLAISTIDGKYFKPSQFIDEIGLNNFIEADNFSQIISDNDHYIPNVEKSNLSFSSISTYISCPFRFFCRDYLGFQTPPGYFQAYGVIVHNCLKKIHVMMKEGKEIDITDVVKIVDMYCKDDESREEWRNELITDLYNYYEKACGFIYDVLDVEVPFSYINKNISINGQADLVIKNTNEEIELIDYKSRYAEYLSKMNVDTQLRIYNLALANRYNEPIKKISAYTFKDNRRIFFDNSNVELEKTKSLIKSIIQNVENKEFERNWEGPICKTKAGLCEFYQLCNMMEGDTKNGR, from the coding sequence ATGGAAGATATTGGACTTACAGAGCAACAAAAAGAAGCCATTGAATACATAGATTCCCCACTTTTGATTGTTGCTGGACCTGGAACTGGAAAAACCAGAGTTTTAACTGAAAAGGTTATTTATCTAGTAAAACAGGGATATAATCCAAATAAAATAATAGTAAGTACATTTACTATTAAAGCAGCAGATGAACTTAGAAATAGACTGCGTAAAGATTTGGGTGACTCGGTAGAAAATATGCAAATTTCTACAATCCATTCTTTTTGTCAAAAAATGCTACAATCTTTCCCCGAGTATCACAATTTTGGGAATATATTTGAAGTTATGGATGATCTTGATCAATTTCTATATGTCAATAGAAATTACATGTGGAATTTTGGATTAAAAGAATATGTTACCGAAATTAGCGTTAATGAACTTATAAATTTTTATAACCGCTGTACTGAAAATGATGTTGATCCAAAAAAACTTGTGGATCACTTCAAAAAAAACAAAGGAAGCGATTTTGAAATCGCTATTGCAAAAAGTTACGAAATCTATCTTGCTAACCTATTGGACCCAAACAATACAAGGTTGGACTTTTCTTTGTTGGAAAGAGAGTTTTACCACCTTTTACAAAGGAATAATGAAGTACTAGAACTCGTTAGACAAATGTACGACTATATTTTAATTGATGAGTATCAGGACACGAATCCCATACAGGATGCTATTTTTGAATTGATAACTGCACCTAAATATAAAATAACAGTTGTTGGTGACGAAGATCAAAGTATATATGGATTCAGAGGTGCTTCTGTTGAAAACTTCAGGACATTCTTAGATAGATATCCCAATGCAAAAAAAATAGAACTAGAAGAAAATTTTAGATCTTGTAAGGAAATTGTTCAAACATATGATGAGTTTATGAAACCTCATAGAACCTTTGAAAAAGAAATATTCACTTCAAATCCAGAGTACTCCAAGCCTGTCATTTTATATAGTGACTCACGAAAATCAGAAGGAAAAGAAATAGTTAGATTTGTTGAATATCTGGTTCAAAAGTGTAATGCCAGATATCAAGATATCGCCATTTTGTTTAAAAGTGTTAAATTTCATTCAAGTGAAATAATTGATGAGTTAGAATATAAAAAAATTCCTTATACTACAAAAGGAGAAGGTTCACTTTTTGAGCAGGAAGAAATAAAAAACTTACTTGTTCTAATGATTTACATCAATTCTCATTATCCGAATGAAAAGCAAAAACAATGGTTATTTGATCACAATATTCTTGAATCTGAATTTTTGGATCTTCATGAAGATACAATTGAGAAACTGAAAAATGTTGCTGATATTTATAATTTGCTTGAATCATATGATTATGCTACTTTAAAAAAATTAAATGTGGAACAAAATGATGCTCAAAAATTGATGGGATTAAAGGACTTAATGACACTTCAAAAAAGAAATTCTGTTAGCCAATTAAAATTATTTTATAAAATTCTTGATGCTACGCAATATAACTATAGATTATTTAAACGGTATCTTGAAAAAAAAGATGCAGATGCAGATATAAAAATAAGAAATCTTGCAATTTTCTCTAAAATTATACATAAAGTTGAAAATAATACAAACTCTAATCATTTCAAGTCTTTTATTGATCAGTTATGCTATATCCCCGAAAATAAGATCGAAGATGCTGCATGCATCCAAGATGTAGATGCAGTAAACCTGATGACAATACACCAGGCCAAAGGTCTTGAATTCCCAATTGTTATACTCGCAGGAGTTACACATAAAAGATATAATACAAATAATCAAAATGATGAGTTTATAGTTGAAATCCCAAAAAAACTAATGATGAATAAGAGCAATTTTAATCGTAGTGAAGAAATAAGAAGAGTTTTTTATGTTGGTATGTCACGTCCTCAAAAAGTATTAGCCATTAGTACCATAGATGGAAAGTATTTCAAACCATCTCAATTTATTGATGAAATCGGACTCAATAACTTTATAGAAGCGGACAATTTCAGCCAAATAATTTCAGATAATGATCATTATATACCAAATGTTGAAAAAAGCAATCTAAGTTTTTCATCAATCAGTACATATATTAGTTGTCCCTTTAGATTTTTTTGTCGAGATTATCTAGGATTTCAGACTCCGCCAGGTTATTTTCAAGCATATGGAGTAATTGTGCATAATTGCCTAAAAAAGATACATGTAATGATGAAAGAGGGAAAAGAAATTGACATAACAGATGTTGTAAAAATAGTAGATATGTATTGCAAAGATGATGAATCTAGGGAAGAATGGCGAAATGAACTAATAACAGATTTATATAATTATTATGAAAAAGCATGTGGATTTATATACGATGTTCTTGATGTCGAAGTTCCTTTTTCTTACATAAATAAAAATATTTCAATAAATGGACAAGCGGATTTAGTCATTAAAAATACAAATGAAGAGATTGAACTAATTGATTACAAGTCAAGATATGCTGAATATCTCTCAAAGATGAATGTAGATACTCAACTACGCATTTATAATTTAGCGCTCGCAAATCGGTATAATGAACCTATAAAAAAAATCAGTGCTTACACATTTAAGGATAACAGAAGAATATTTTTTGACAATAGCAACGTAGAACTTGAAAAGACTAAAAGTTTGATAAAATCAATCATTCAAAATGTAGAAAATAAAGAATTTGAACGAAACTGGGAAGGACCTATCTGCAAGACAAAAGCGGGACTTTGTGAATTCTACCAGTTATGTAATATGATGGAAGGAGACACAAAAAATGGTAGATGA
- a CDS encoding tyrosine-type recombinase/integrase has protein sequence MESFFVKNTKILTPSEYNILLDDINNPIQRRRFLILFWSGMRYQEFLRFHNNPEWYLRKRNTIHLPVHSTKKMKRRQIERYIYPLPDLMSEIITQFFDDPKPPSLQGWNQNLKRWGAESGIDIKGLSAKSTRKSIESWLIVAGMPLNIVYLRQGHTELTSLKHYQGLPFTDTEKQEIKKMLSFCL, from the coding sequence ATGGAATCATTTTTTGTTAAAAATACTAAAATATTAACTCCATCAGAGTATAATATACTCTTAGATGATATAAATAATCCGATTCAACGCAGACGCTTTTTAATCCTTTTCTGGTCTGGAATGCGATACCAGGAATTTCTGAGATTTCATAATAACCCAGAATGGTATTTAAGAAAAAGAAACACAATACATCTCCCAGTCCATTCTACAAAAAAGATGAAAAGGAGGCAAATTGAAAGATACATATATCCATTACCAGACCTTATGTCTGAAATCATAACTCAGTTTTTCGATGACCCTAAGCCACCTTCATTGCAAGGATGGAACCAAAATCTCAAAAGATGGGGTGCAGAGTCTGGAATTGATATCAAGGGGTTAAGTGCAAAATCTACTAGAAAATCAATTGAATCTTGGTTGATAGTTGCTGGCATGCCTTTGAATATTGTCTATTTACGACAAGGACACACTGAATTAACATCATTAAAACACTACCAAGGATTACCATTTACAGATACTGAAAAACAAGAAATTAAAAAAATGTTGTCCTTCTGTTTATAA
- a CDS encoding Cdc6/Cdc18 family protein has protein sequence MLNFDRKGIIENDEYLDVERIPDSTDEILHRGNVFDFLIDHCGPILDRKKADNVIIYGPSGTGKTAVVHTFLNDLKSKVTENDIEITILCKMVSNKDTKASILKYLIKEFEYENNQSHTKISNSTSEYEYHFQKLCLNHDGYIILVLDELDNLSDPEVINFLTRLSLKNISFIGISNDIDFLNIGGGNSKSSATNIFYKNVEVYDAVQLEGILRDRAQKALSPENYDKIGSYTFALISARVKSEKFGDARVGINNLKKIIKKIEKENKSPNTMEEIDDIIYETDNEIFFSKIRNLDNELKIILISILNMKKENRILEYTYPHYCSIVNSYVMGKKMEKNTFRNKVKELEGRGILTIERQYLGRGGTKDHYTFLGDETAVINKYSLTDNLFCRFCIHTPDDTDNRKKDLGSNEDNTENNVLLDDMELLSNPEHFSN, from the coding sequence ATGTTAAATTTTGATAGAAAAGGAATTATTGAAAATGATGAGTACCTTGATGTAGAAAGAATACCGGATTCAACGGATGAGATACTTCATAGAGGTAATGTCTTTGATTTTTTGATAGATCACTGTGGTCCAATCTTGGATCGAAAAAAGGCAGATAATGTAATCATATATGGTCCAAGTGGAACTGGAAAGACTGCAGTTGTGCATACATTTTTGAATGATCTCAAATCTAAAGTAACGGAGAATGATATTGAAATAACTATTCTTTGTAAAATGGTTTCCAATAAAGATACAAAGGCTTCAATTTTAAAATATTTGATTAAGGAATTCGAGTATGAAAATAACCAAAGTCATACAAAAATTTCTAATTCCACTTCAGAATATGAATATCATTTTCAAAAACTGTGCCTCAATCATGATGGGTACATAATTTTGGTTCTCGATGAATTAGATAATCTATCGGACCCCGAAGTTATAAACTTTTTAACAAGACTTTCTCTTAAAAACATATCTTTTATTGGTATTTCGAACGACATTGATTTTTTAAATATAGGAGGTGGTAACAGCAAATCATCTGCTACAAATATTTTTTACAAGAATGTTGAAGTTTATGATGCCGTTCAATTGGAAGGCATACTCCGTGATCGTGCTCAAAAAGCATTATCTCCTGAAAATTATGATAAAATTGGATCTTATACTTTTGCTCTCATTTCTGCACGAGTCAAGAGTGAAAAATTTGGAGATGCTCGTGTTGGGATCAATAATTTGAAAAAAATAATAAAAAAAATAGAAAAAGAAAATAAAAGTCCAAATACAATGGAAGAAATTGATGACATTATTTATGAAACTGATAATGAGATTTTCTTTTCAAAAATTAGGAATTTGGATAATGAACTAAAGATAATACTTATTTCAATTTTAAACATGAAAAAAGAAAATAGAATTTTAGAATATACATATCCACACTATTGCAGCATAGTAAACTCGTATGTTATGGGGAAGAAAATGGAAAAAAATACTTTTCGTAACAAGGTAAAAGAACTGGAGGGTAGAGGTATACTGACCATTGAACGCCAATATCTTGGACGCGGGGGAACTAAAGACCATTATACATTTTTGGGTGATGAAACAGCGGTAATAAACAAATATTCTTTGACAGATAATTTATTCTGCCGATTTTGTATACATACGCCTGATGACACTGATAATCGAAAAAAAGATCTGGGTTCTAATGAAGATAACACCGAAAATAATGTTTTGTTGGATGATATGGAATTGCTTTCAAATCCAGAACACTTTTCGAATTGA